A part of Cannabis sativa cultivar Pink pepper isolate KNU-18-1 chromosome 6, ASM2916894v1, whole genome shotgun sequence genomic DNA contains:
- the LOC115695275 gene encoding uncharacterized protein LOC115695275, with translation MASPISASHCPTPAMEIPDVDDLTELYMPDIELPYIGDPFTWVKNRHKADTIKERLDWCFVNDNWLTSFEQITTSHLDFYRSDHRAISVMVQQINQQPDHVLRKTQFRFEKMCLNDDEAAAIIQQNWSAQCATTSIDLFLDNMQDCTTSLQHWHAHKFGNMKQQISKVPEDIAALNNSATRTQQTMTGLRKSKSILDDLLAQEEIYWQQRSRIDWMQSGD, from the exons ATGGCCTCACCAATCTCAGCATCACACTGTCCCACACCAGCAATGGAAATTCCAGATGTTGATGACTTGACTGAACTTTATATGCCAGATATTG AGTTGCCTTACATTGGAGATCCTTTCACTTGGGTTAAGAACAGACATAAGGCAGACACAATTAAGGAGAGATTAGATTGGTGTTTTGTCAATGATAATTGGCTAACAAGTTTCGAGCAAATTACAACTTCCCATTTGGATTTCTACAGGTCTGACCATCGTGCTATATCAGTTATGGTTCAACAAATAAACCAACAACCTGATCATGTACTAAGGAAAACACAATTCAGATTTGAAAAGATGTGCCTTAATGATGATGAAGCTGCTGCTATCATTCAACAGAATTGGAGCGCACAATGTGCAACAACAAGTATTGATCTTTTTCTTGATAACATGCAAGATTGTACAACTTCCTTACAACATTGGCATGCTCACAAGTTTGGGAACATGAAGCAACAGATTTCCAAAGTTCCTGAAGATATTGCTGCACTCAATAATTCTGCCACCAGGACACAACAAACAATGACAGGTTTAAGAAAATCAAAGTCAATTTTGGATGATTTACTTGCACAAGAAGAGATCTATTGGCAACAAAGATCAAGGATAGATTGGATGCAAAGTGGAGATTAA